Proteins found in one Streptomyces sp. CB09001 genomic segment:
- a CDS encoding DNA topoisomerase IV subunit B, which produces MTAETSVPSTALLAGADRDGSNYTARHLLVLEGLEAVRKRPGMYIGSTDSRGLMHCLWEIIDNSVDEALGGYCDHIEVILHDDASVEVRDNGRGIPVDVEPKTGLSGVEVVMTKLHAGGKFGGGAYAASGGLHGVGASVVNALSARLDIEVDLGGHTHAISFRRGVPGTFAKSGPDANFEAGSGLRKVKKVPKSRRGTRVRYWADRQIFLKDAKLSLDTLHQRARQTAFLVPGLTIVVRDEFGLGDGGSKGEESFRFDGGISEFCEFLAADRPVCDVLRFSGQGSFKETVPVLDEDGQMTPSEVTRDLAVDVALRWGTGYDTTVRSFVNIIATPKGGTHVAGFEQAVAKTMNEVLRTKKMLRVAEDDIVKDDALEGLTAVVTVRLAEPQFEGQTKEVLGTSAARRIVNSVISRELKAFLTSTKRDAAQQARVVMEKAVAAARTRIAARQHKDAQRRKTALESSSLPAKLADCRSDDVDRSELFIVEGDSALGTAKLARNSEFQALLPIRGKILNVQKSSVTDMLKNAECGAIIQVIGAGSGRTFDIDAARYGKIIMMTDADVDGSHIRTLLLTLFHRYMRPMVEAGRVFAAVPPLHRIELVQPKKGQDKYVYTYSDRELRDKLMELQSKNIRYKDSIQRYKGLGEMDADQLAETTMDPRHRTLRRINLTDLDSAEGVFDLLMGNDVAPRKEFISSSAATLDRSRIDA; this is translated from the coding sequence GTGACCGCCGAGACATCCGTGCCGTCCACTGCGCTGCTGGCAGGAGCAGACCGGGACGGATCCAACTACACCGCGCGGCACCTGCTCGTCCTCGAGGGGCTCGAGGCCGTACGCAAGCGTCCGGGCATGTACATCGGATCGACCGACAGCCGTGGCCTGATGCACTGCCTGTGGGAGATCATCGACAACTCCGTCGACGAGGCCCTGGGTGGTTACTGCGACCACATCGAAGTGATCCTCCACGACGACGCCTCGGTGGAGGTCCGGGACAACGGCCGGGGCATCCCGGTCGACGTCGAGCCCAAGACCGGCCTGTCCGGCGTCGAGGTCGTCATGACCAAGCTGCACGCCGGCGGCAAGTTCGGCGGCGGCGCCTACGCCGCCTCGGGCGGTCTGCACGGTGTCGGCGCCTCCGTGGTGAACGCCCTGTCCGCCCGTCTGGACATCGAGGTCGACCTCGGCGGGCACACCCACGCCATCAGTTTCCGGCGCGGGGTGCCCGGCACGTTCGCGAAGAGCGGACCGGACGCGAACTTCGAGGCCGGCAGCGGGCTGCGCAAGGTCAAGAAGGTCCCCAAGAGCCGCAGGGGCACGCGCGTGCGGTACTGGGCGGACCGCCAGATCTTCCTCAAGGACGCGAAGCTCTCCCTGGACACCCTGCACCAGCGGGCCCGCCAGACCGCGTTCCTCGTGCCCGGACTCACCATCGTCGTCCGCGACGAGTTCGGTCTCGGTGACGGCGGCAGCAAGGGCGAGGAGTCGTTCCGCTTCGACGGGGGCATCAGCGAGTTCTGCGAGTTCCTGGCCGCCGACCGGCCTGTCTGCGACGTCCTCCGCTTCAGCGGGCAGGGCAGCTTCAAGGAGACGGTCCCGGTCCTGGACGAGGACGGCCAGATGACGCCCAGCGAGGTCACCCGCGACCTCGCCGTCGACGTCGCGCTGCGCTGGGGCACCGGTTACGACACCACGGTCAGGTCGTTCGTCAACATCATCGCCACGCCCAAGGGCGGCACCCACGTCGCCGGCTTCGAGCAGGCGGTGGCCAAGACGATGAACGAGGTGCTGCGCACCAAGAAGATGCTGCGCGTCGCCGAGGACGACATCGTCAAGGACGACGCCCTGGAAGGGCTGACGGCGGTCGTCACCGTCCGCCTCGCCGAGCCGCAGTTCGAGGGCCAGACCAAGGAGGTCCTCGGCACCTCGGCCGCCCGCCGGATCGTGAACAGCGTGATCAGCAGGGAACTGAAGGCGTTCCTCACCTCGACCAAGCGGGACGCGGCCCAGCAGGCCCGCGTGGTCATGGAGAAGGCCGTCGCCGCGGCCCGCACCCGTATCGCGGCCCGCCAGCACAAGGACGCCCAGCGTCGCAAGACGGCCCTGGAGTCGTCGTCGCTGCCCGCGAAGCTCGCCGACTGCCGCAGCGACGACGTCGACCGCAGCGAGCTGTTCATCGTCGAGGGCGACTCCGCGCTGGGCACGGCCAAGCTGGCCCGGAACTCCGAGTTCCAGGCGCTGCTGCCGATCCGGGGCAAGATCCTCAACGTCCAGAAGTCGTCCGTGACGGACATGCTGAAGAACGCCGAGTGCGGGGCGATCATCCAGGTCATAGGAGCCGGGTCGGGCCGTACCTTCGACATCGACGCGGCCCGCTACGGCAAGATCATCATGATGACCGACGCCGATGTGGACGGCTCCCACATCCGCACCCTGCTGCTGACCCTCTTCCACCGCTACATGCGGCCCATGGTCGAGGCCGGCCGGGTGTTCGCCGCGGTGCCGCCGCTGCACCGCATCGAGCTGGTCCAGCCGAAGAAGGGCCAGGACAAGTACGTCTACACGTACTCGGACCGCGAGCTGCGCGACAAGCTCATGGAGCTCCAGAGCAAGAACATCCGGTACAAGGACTCCATCCAGCGCTACAAGGGCCTCGGCGAGATGGACGCCGACCAGCTGGCGGAGACCACCATGGATCCGCGCCACCGGACCCTGCGCCGGATCAACCTGACCGACCTGGACTCCGCCGAGGGGGTTTTCGACCTGCTGATGGGCAACGACGTCGCACCCCGCAAGGAGTTCATCTCCAGCTCGGCGGCGACGCTGGACCGGTCACGCATCGACGCGTGA
- a CDS encoding DUF1453 family protein: MSGLVDALVITAVAGLVIARQFRASRIDTGRRWWVLPVVLGIVALREPGLIDAHHQTAAVLLFAAEVLVGLLTGVGWAWTTRIWVEADGAVWSRGTRASVAVWAVGIALRAGLYGIGAVLGVRQDGSALLLALAVTLLVRSGVLAWRVQGPGPAGATGPAYRAAVPRPTWKEPA; the protein is encoded by the coding sequence ATGTCCGGGCTCGTCGACGCGTTGGTCATCACGGCGGTGGCGGGCCTGGTGATCGCCCGGCAGTTCCGCGCAAGCCGGATCGACACCGGCCGACGCTGGTGGGTGCTGCCCGTCGTGCTGGGCATCGTCGCACTGCGCGAACCGGGCCTGATCGACGCCCACCACCAGACGGCGGCCGTGCTGCTGTTCGCCGCCGAGGTGCTCGTCGGCCTGCTCACCGGGGTCGGATGGGCCTGGACCACCCGCATATGGGTTGAGGCCGACGGTGCAGTGTGGAGCAGGGGCACCAGGGCGAGCGTCGCCGTGTGGGCCGTCGGAATCGCGCTCCGCGCCGGCCTCTACGGGATCGGTGCTGTCCTGGGGGTGCGGCAGGACGGCTCCGCCCTCCTGCTGGCCCTGGCGGTGACCCTTCTGGTCCGGTCCGGAGTCCTGGCCTGGCGCGTTCAGGGCCCAGGCCCGGCCGGAGCCACCGGTCCCGCGTACCGTGCCGCCGTGCCCCGGCCCACCTGGAAGGAGCCCGCGTGA
- a CDS encoding histidine kinase, with product MMENIWTRWPSREALLPESVSRPRRLLTGAVRLVVFGMLLWGAFTSSRLHGWGSVAAAVGLVAAVCVAWAFFRTTLAHQLWPSLTLVVLLLAIATAAQSVGFGVPALVIWCGCAVVAVERLPIAAALPVASGALTSYAVVSDDPWLTTVATAGGLALGGYVLRLDAEARGSAQRLLAQERAARAAEAETAALAERARIAREIHDVLAHSLSAQMVHLEAARLLIERDADRQQILDRVVAARGMARDGLAETRQALSALRGDLTPLEDFLAQLAETAGGTAEVTITGERRPLPAEASQAVRRVAQEALTNARRHAPGAGVRVRLDYSAREVVLDVRDSGGPPGEDTGTGGGYGLLGMRERAELLGGSLRAGPGEEGFVVTLKVPV from the coding sequence GTGATGGAGAACATCTGGACGAGGTGGCCTTCCAGGGAGGCACTCCTGCCCGAGAGCGTCTCCCGGCCCCGCCGCCTGCTCACCGGGGCGGTGCGCCTGGTGGTGTTCGGGATGCTGTTGTGGGGTGCGTTCACCAGCAGCCGTCTGCACGGGTGGGGATCGGTCGCGGCGGCCGTCGGCCTCGTGGCCGCCGTGTGCGTGGCCTGGGCCTTCTTCCGGACCACACTCGCGCACCAGTTGTGGCCGTCCCTGACACTCGTCGTCCTCCTGCTCGCGATCGCGACGGCCGCCCAGTCCGTCGGCTTCGGTGTCCCCGCACTGGTCATCTGGTGCGGCTGCGCCGTCGTGGCGGTGGAACGGTTGCCCATCGCCGCCGCGCTGCCCGTGGCCTCGGGCGCGCTCACCTCCTATGCCGTGGTCAGCGACGACCCATGGCTCACCACGGTGGCGACGGCGGGCGGACTGGCGCTCGGCGGATACGTTCTGCGGCTCGACGCCGAGGCACGGGGGAGCGCGCAGCGGCTGCTGGCCCAGGAGCGGGCCGCCCGGGCGGCCGAGGCGGAGACCGCGGCACTCGCGGAGCGGGCCCGCATCGCCCGGGAGATCCACGACGTGCTGGCGCACAGCCTCTCGGCGCAGATGGTGCACCTGGAGGCGGCCCGATTGCTCATCGAGCGGGACGCGGACCGGCAGCAGATCCTGGACCGGGTGGTGGCGGCGCGGGGAATGGCCCGCGACGGACTCGCCGAGACCCGGCAGGCGTTGTCCGCGCTGCGCGGCGATCTGACGCCGTTGGAGGACTTCCTGGCCCAGCTCGCCGAGACGGCAGGGGGCACGGCAGAGGTCACCATTACGGGCGAACGCAGACCGCTGCCCGCCGAGGCGTCACAGGCCGTGCGCCGGGTGGCCCAGGAGGCACTGACGAACGCCCGCAGGCACGCCCCCGGCGCCGGCGTGCGGGTGCGGCTGGACTACAGCGCCCGCGAAGTGGTGCTGGACGTGCGGGATTCGGGAGGTCCGCCCGGCGAAGACACCGGCACCGGAGGTGGGTACGGTCTGCTGGGCATGCGGGAGCGTGCCGAGCTGCTGGGCGGCTCGCTGCGGGCAGGGCCGGGCGAGGAGGGGTTCGTGGTGACGTTGAAGGTGCCCGTATGA
- a CDS encoding response regulator transcription factor: MSEVPGERPARVVVADDQTVVREGIVMLLGLLPGIDVVGAAGDGEEAVRLVAELAPDVVLMDLRMPRCDGVEATRRIRSRHPGTQVVVLTTYADDASLFPALHAGARGYLTKDAGGDEIVRAVHSVLSGDAGLAPSIQRRLLERLSQSGSGFGSESESEPRPTGPPEPPDGLTTRETEVLVLIAEGLSNHQIANRLQVSTATVKTHINNLFAKTGLKDRAQAVRYAYGKGLVRPPGE; encoded by the coding sequence ATGAGTGAGGTGCCCGGGGAGAGGCCCGCGCGGGTGGTGGTCGCGGACGACCAGACCGTGGTGCGCGAGGGGATCGTGATGCTGCTCGGACTCCTGCCCGGGATCGATGTGGTGGGCGCCGCCGGGGACGGCGAGGAGGCGGTCCGGCTCGTCGCCGAACTCGCTCCGGACGTGGTGCTCATGGATCTGCGCATGCCCAGATGCGACGGGGTGGAGGCTACCCGCCGGATCCGTTCCCGACACCCAGGGACGCAGGTCGTCGTGCTCACGACCTACGCCGACGACGCGTCACTGTTTCCGGCGTTGCACGCGGGGGCGCGTGGATATCTCACCAAGGACGCGGGCGGGGACGAGATCGTCCGGGCGGTGCACAGCGTCCTGTCCGGAGACGCGGGACTGGCGCCGAGCATCCAACGACGGCTGCTGGAGCGCCTGTCCCAGTCAGGGTCGGGGTTCGGGTCCGAGTCCGAGTCCGAGCCGCGGCCGACCGGACCGCCCGAGCCCCCGGACGGGCTCACCACCCGGGAGACCGAGGTGCTGGTTCTCATCGCCGAAGGACTCAGCAACCACCAGATCGCGAACAGACTGCAGGTCTCCACGGCCACGGTGAAGACCCACATCAACAACCTGTTCGCCAAGACGGGTCTCAAGGACCGTGCGCAGGCGGTGCGTTACGCCTATGGGAAGGGGCTGGTGCGGCCACCAGGGGAATGA
- a CDS encoding DUF485 domain-containing protein: MQSSNDPPRGPGGGPESAADHRAAPGRAYVETAQGARYDGPRYDDPWYDALASGWGESAGPAAAEPAVPPMRRNAPAELPPAAGDVYLAVQRSAAFQEVRSRYRRFVVPTVAGFFLWYVAYVVAATSAPTLMARPVAGAVNVAMVAGLGQFLTTFLLTWAYTRHARLRRDRAALELRWDTQELTRGVRGEAS, translated from the coding sequence ATGCAGTCAAGCAACGATCCGCCCCGCGGCCCCGGGGGCGGTCCGGAAAGCGCGGCCGACCACCGCGCCGCGCCGGGCAGGGCCTACGTCGAGACGGCCCAGGGGGCGCGGTACGACGGCCCGCGGTACGACGACCCGTGGTACGACGCCCTCGCCTCCGGTTGGGGCGAATCGGCCGGTCCCGCAGCCGCCGAGCCGGCGGTGCCACCGATGCGTCGGAACGCTCCGGCCGAGCTGCCCCCGGCCGCGGGCGACGTGTACCTGGCGGTCCAGCGCAGCGCGGCCTTCCAGGAGGTCCGCAGCCGGTACCGGAGGTTCGTGGTGCCGACGGTCGCCGGCTTCTTCCTCTGGTACGTCGCCTACGTGGTTGCCGCCACGTCGGCGCCCACCCTGATGGCCCGGCCGGTGGCCGGCGCGGTGAACGTGGCGATGGTCGCGGGACTCGGGCAGTTCCTCACCACGTTCCTGCTCACCTGGGCCTACACCCGCCACGCCCGGCTGCGCAGGGACCGGGCCGCGCTCGAACTGCGCTGGGACACCCAGGAGCTGACGCGCGGAGTGCGAGGCGAAGCGTCGTGA
- a CDS encoding cation acetate symporter, with protein MTGDHQTLALLLFSTFVAVTLGITTWVGRHRQGSAEEFYAGGRLFSPMENGFAISGDYMSAASFLGISGLIALYGYDGMLYSVGFLVAWLVVLFLVAELVRNCGRFTLADVVAARMRERPVRIAAGTSSVTVSVLYLVAQMVGAGSLVALLLGGTSEAARTWTVIGVGALMVIYVSLGGMRATTWIQIVKAVLLLGGTVALTTLVLVRFHGDVDRLLRTAAERSGHGEAFLAPGLAYGGDWVSRFDFISLGLALVLGTAGLPHILSRFYTVPTARAARRSVVWSIGLIGGFYLMTIVLGFGAAALVGPDAVRASNAAGNTAVPLLALDLGGGAQSTGGTVLFAVVAAVAFATILAVVAGITLASSASVAHDLYASLRRRHAKPRSEVAVARVAAVGVGAVAIGLGLLARDLNVAFLVGLAFAVAASANLPVLLYSLFWRGFTTRGAVWAVYGGLVPSVVLVLLSPVVSGSPQSLFPDLDFQYFPLQNPGLVSIPLGFLAGWLGTVTSPEVPDEARHAETEVRSLTGAGAV; from the coding sequence GTGACGGGCGATCACCAGACCCTGGCCCTGCTGCTGTTCAGCACGTTCGTCGCCGTCACGCTCGGGATCACCACGTGGGTGGGCCGCCACCGGCAGGGATCCGCCGAGGAGTTCTACGCCGGCGGGCGCCTCTTCTCCCCGATGGAGAATGGTTTTGCCATCTCCGGCGACTACATGTCGGCCGCATCCTTCCTCGGCATCTCGGGGCTCATCGCGCTCTACGGCTACGACGGCATGCTCTACTCGGTGGGGTTCCTGGTGGCCTGGCTCGTGGTCCTGTTCCTCGTCGCCGAACTGGTCCGCAACTGCGGACGGTTCACCCTCGCCGACGTCGTGGCCGCCCGGATGAGGGAGCGGCCGGTGCGTATCGCGGCGGGGACCTCCTCGGTCACCGTCTCCGTCCTGTACCTGGTGGCACAGATGGTGGGCGCGGGCAGCCTGGTCGCGCTGCTGCTGGGCGGGACGAGCGAGGCGGCGCGGACGTGGACCGTCATCGGCGTCGGTGCCCTCATGGTGATCTACGTGTCGCTGGGCGGGATGCGCGCCACCACCTGGATCCAGATCGTGAAGGCGGTCCTGCTGCTCGGCGGCACCGTGGCGCTGACCACGCTCGTCCTGGTGCGCTTCCACGGCGACGTGGACCGGCTGCTGCGCACGGCGGCCGAACGCAGTGGCCACGGTGAGGCGTTCCTCGCGCCCGGCCTCGCCTACGGCGGGGACTGGGTCTCCCGCTTCGACTTCATCAGCCTGGGACTCGCCCTGGTCCTGGGTACGGCCGGGCTGCCGCACATCCTGTCCCGCTTCTACACCGTGCCCACCGCACGTGCGGCGAGACGGTCCGTGGTCTGGTCGATCGGTCTCATCGGCGGCTTCTACCTGATGACCATCGTGCTGGGATTCGGTGCCGCCGCCCTGGTCGGGCCGGACGCCGTGCGCGCGTCCAACGCCGCCGGGAACACAGCGGTGCCGCTGCTCGCCCTCGACCTGGGAGGCGGCGCGCAGTCCACCGGCGGGACGGTCCTGTTCGCCGTCGTCGCCGCCGTCGCCTTCGCCACCATCCTCGCGGTGGTCGCCGGCATCACCCTGGCGTCCTCGGCGTCGGTGGCCCACGACCTGTACGCGTCCTTGCGGCGTCGCCACGCCAAGCCGCGCAGCGAGGTCGCCGTGGCGCGGGTCGCCGCCGTCGGCGTCGGCGCCGTCGCGATCGGGCTCGGTCTGCTCGCCCGCGATCTCAACGTCGCGTTCCTGGTCGGCCTCGCCTTCGCCGTGGCCGCCTCCGCCAACCTGCCGGTACTGCTCTACTCGCTGTTCTGGCGCGGCTTCACCACGCGCGGCGCGGTCTGGGCGGTCTACGGCGGTCTGGTGCCCTCCGTCGTGCTCGTGCTGCTGTCCCCGGTGGTCTCCGGCAGCCCGCAGTCGCTCTTCCCCGACCTCGACTTCCAGTACTTCCCGTTGCAGAACCCGGGGCTCGTCTCGATCCCGCTCGGCTTCCTCGCCGGCTGGCTGGGCACGGTCACCTCCCCCGAGGTCCCGGACGAGGCCAGGCACGCCGAGACCGAGGTGCGGTCGCTGACCGGGGCGGGGGCCGTGTAG
- a CDS encoding response regulator: MIEVLVVDDDTRVARVNAAYVEKVPGFHVAGEAHSALEALGAVERLPRLDLILLDHYLPDRTGLEVVQEMRRRGRQTDVIMVTAARDVSTVQAAMRQGALQYLVKPFAFAGLRGKLEAYAELRRTLDGGGEAEQAEVDRIFGALSAPSEPGLPKGHSPTTVELVRQCLLKAEGPLSAQEIAERTGVSRQTAQRYLKLLERTGRAVLTLKYGEAGRPEHRYAWATRA; encoded by the coding sequence ATGATCGAGGTTCTGGTCGTGGACGACGACACGCGGGTCGCGCGTGTCAACGCCGCGTACGTCGAGAAGGTGCCGGGCTTCCATGTCGCCGGTGAGGCGCACAGTGCGCTGGAGGCGCTGGGCGCGGTGGAGCGGCTGCCCCGCCTGGACCTGATCCTGCTGGACCACTACCTGCCCGACCGGACCGGTCTGGAGGTCGTCCAGGAGATGCGGCGACGGGGACGCCAGACCGACGTGATCATGGTGACGGCGGCCCGGGACGTGTCGACCGTGCAGGCGGCGATGCGTCAGGGGGCGCTCCAGTATCTGGTGAAACCGTTCGCCTTCGCCGGTCTGCGCGGCAAGCTGGAGGCGTACGCCGAACTGCGCCGCACCCTCGACGGTGGCGGCGAGGCGGAGCAGGCCGAGGTCGACCGGATCTTCGGCGCCCTTTCGGCTCCGTCCGAGCCGGGACTGCCCAAGGGCCACTCCCCCACTACCGTCGAGCTGGTACGCCAGTGCCTGCTGAAGGCCGAGGGGCCGCTCTCCGCCCAGGAGATCGCCGAACGGACCGGTGTGAGCCGCCAGACCGCGCAGCGCTATCTGAAGCTCCTGGAGCGCACCGGACGGGCCGTACTGACGCTCAAGTACGGCGAGGCGGGCCGCCCCGAGCACCGTTACGCGTGGGCGACCCGGGCCTGA
- a CDS encoding sensor histidine kinase: protein MSSTPPVRRLRLGLPRRVFSQVLLMQLAIAAGVAVLATGLFLAPLGDQLDDQAMRRALAIAQTTAQQPQVVRDLRTTRPTANGPVQREAERVREATKAEYVVVMDRQGVRWSHTDPERIGEVVSTDPGQALAGREVMEIDDGTLGRSARGKVPLRDGDGEIVGAVSVGIAYDSVRARLIHAIPGLFAYAGGALAVGALASWIISRRVQRQTRDLAFSDIAGLLAEREAMLHGIREGVVALDRGGRVRLLNDEAQRLLDIGGEAVGRSPDEALGAGRTADVLAGRVTGTDLLTVRGQRVLVANRMPTDDGGAVATLRDRTELEQLGRELDSTRGLIDALRAQDHEHANRMHTLLGLLELEMYDDAVEFVGEVVGDHRVTAEQITERIQDPLLAALLVGKATVAAERGVALGVSDGTRLPDRLVDPRGLVTIVGNLVDNALDAAAGSPHARVEVELRSEGRAATLTVRDTGPGIAADHRELVFTAGWSTKEPPAHRERGIGLPLVRRLAERQGGSATVGEAYGGGAEFVVVLPEALTETAPEPALTAPVTTAAEEESR, encoded by the coding sequence ATGAGCTCCACTCCCCCCGTACGCCGACTGCGCCTGGGCCTGCCGCGGCGGGTGTTCTCACAGGTGCTGCTGATGCAGCTGGCGATCGCCGCGGGCGTCGCGGTACTCGCGACCGGTCTGTTCCTGGCGCCGCTCGGCGACCAGCTGGACGACCAGGCGATGCGCCGGGCGCTGGCGATCGCGCAGACCACCGCGCAGCAGCCGCAGGTCGTGCGGGACCTGCGGACCACCCGGCCGACGGCGAACGGTCCGGTGCAGCGGGAGGCGGAGCGGGTCCGGGAGGCCACCAAGGCGGAGTACGTGGTCGTGATGGACCGGCAGGGCGTGCGCTGGTCGCACACGGACCCGGAGCGCATCGGCGAGGTCGTCTCGACGGACCCCGGGCAGGCCCTGGCCGGGCGCGAGGTGATGGAGATCGACGACGGCACCCTGGGCCGCTCCGCCCGCGGGAAGGTGCCTCTGCGCGACGGCGACGGCGAGATCGTCGGGGCGGTCTCGGTGGGTATCGCCTACGACAGCGTCCGGGCGCGGCTGATCCACGCCATTCCCGGCCTGTTCGCGTACGCCGGCGGCGCGCTGGCCGTCGGCGCCCTGGCCTCCTGGATCATCTCGCGCCGGGTGCAGCGGCAGACGCGGGACCTGGCCTTCTCGGACATCGCGGGGCTGCTGGCGGAACGGGAGGCCATGCTGCACGGCATCCGGGAGGGGGTCGTCGCCCTGGACCGCGGCGGCCGGGTGCGCCTGCTCAACGACGAGGCGCAGCGCCTGCTGGACATCGGTGGCGAGGCCGTCGGCCGCTCCCCCGACGAGGCGCTCGGTGCGGGACGCACGGCCGACGTGCTGGCCGGCCGGGTGACCGGCACCGACCTGCTGACCGTACGCGGCCAGCGGGTCCTGGTCGCCAACCGGATGCCCACCGACGACGGCGGCGCCGTCGCCACGCTGCGCGACCGCACCGAGCTGGAACAGCTCGGCCGGGAGCTGGACTCCACGCGCGGCCTCATCGACGCGCTGCGCGCGCAGGACCACGAGCACGCCAATCGCATGCACACCCTGCTGGGCCTGCTCGAACTGGAGATGTACGACGACGCCGTGGAGTTCGTCGGCGAGGTGGTCGGCGACCACCGGGTCACCGCGGAACAGATCACCGAGCGGATCCAGGACCCCCTGCTCGCAGCCCTGCTGGTCGGCAAGGCCACCGTCGCGGCCGAACGCGGAGTCGCCCTGGGGGTCTCGGACGGGACGCGGTTGCCCGACCGTCTGGTCGATCCCCGGGGGCTCGTCACGATCGTCGGCAACCTGGTCGACAACGCCCTCGACGCCGCCGCGGGGTCACCGCACGCGCGCGTGGAGGTCGAACTGCGCTCAGAGGGGCGCGCCGCCACGCTCACGGTGCGCGACACCGGGCCCGGGATCGCGGCGGACCACCGTGAGCTGGTGTTCACCGCGGGCTGGTCGACCAAGGAGCCGCCGGCCCACCGCGAGCGTGGCATCGGACTTCCGCTGGTGCGCCGCCTGGCCGAGCGGCAGGGCGGCAGCGCGACGGTCGGGGAGGCGTACGGCGGGGGCGCGGAGTTCGTCGTCGTCCTTCCGGAGGCGCTGACCGAGACGGCCCCGGAACCCGCCCTCACCGCCCCTGTGACCACCGCTGCCGAGGAGGAGTCCCGATGA
- a CDS encoding sucrase ferredoxin has protein sequence MSTCSTVSRDLDEPVSGTAPVARTWLLLEQPGPWGAKALTSSHLDPALGRALEAAAKGTGVRIALVRRPGRHADRGTATARRVYAAHTVPGNVWLHGTTIKDPRRLLGLDFAALGRGDHRAFDSVLDGRPHEGDPLALVCTNGRRDRCCALLGRPLAAELAASGADGVWEVTHLGGHRFSPTVLVLPHGYVYGRVQAHTVKEILHGAREDRIVIEGCRGNSAWERPGQAAELALRSAVGEDTAQALTVVRTDGAAPRWEVTLAHRDGRHWRVTVVQGASVPPRPESCAASVLGSPARMEVTAVRALPVTAALAS, from the coding sequence GTGAGTACGTGCTCAACCGTCTCCCGGGACCTCGACGAGCCCGTTTCGGGCACCGCACCCGTCGCGAGGACCTGGCTGCTGCTCGAACAGCCCGGCCCGTGGGGCGCCAAGGCGCTCACCTCGAGCCACCTCGACCCGGCGCTGGGGCGCGCCCTCGAGGCGGCGGCCAAGGGGACGGGCGTACGCATCGCGCTCGTGCGGCGTCCCGGGCGCCACGCGGACCGGGGCACGGCCACCGCACGCAGGGTGTACGCGGCCCACACCGTGCCGGGAAACGTGTGGCTGCACGGCACCACGATCAAGGACCCCCGTCGGCTGCTCGGCCTCGATTTCGCGGCACTCGGCCGGGGCGACCACCGCGCCTTCGACTCGGTGCTGGACGGCCGCCCCCACGAGGGCGATCCGCTCGCCCTCGTCTGCACCAACGGCAGGCGCGACAGGTGCTGCGCTCTCCTCGGCAGGCCCTTGGCGGCCGAACTCGCCGCCTCCGGAGCCGACGGCGTCTGGGAGGTCACCCACCTGGGCGGGCACCGCTTCTCGCCGACCGTGCTCGTGCTGCCCCACGGATACGTCTACGGCCGGGTCCAGGCCCACACCGTCAAGGAGATCCTGCACGGCGCGCGGGAGGACCGGATCGTCATCGAGGGCTGCCGCGGGAACTCCGCGTGGGAGCGCCCCGGCCAGGCGGCCGAACTGGCCCTGCGGTCGGCCGTCGGCGAGGACACGGCCCAGGCCCTGACCGTCGTACGGACGGACGGCGCCGCACCGCGCTGGGAGGTGACCCTGGCCCACCGCGACGGCCGGCACTGGCGGGTCACCGTCGTACAAGGGGCGTCCGTGCCGCCGCGGCCGGAGAGCTGCGCGGCGTCGGTGCTGGGCTCACCGGCGCGGATGGAGGTCACGGCGGTGCGCGCACTGCCGGTGACGGCGGCACTGGCGAGCTGA